From the genome of Triticum aestivum cultivar Chinese Spring chromosome 3B, IWGSC CS RefSeq v2.1, whole genome shotgun sequence, one region includes:
- the LOC123069530 gene encoding uncharacterized protein isoform X2, with amino-acid sequence MTDFFSGIQAGMVVNRLENNEQSPEDWNSDGDGSGGTTGLLESPCFTSRLSVLKVGSVISKFSEFKCQLVRETGFDGMLEIKSWQKINLKYNAYIMDRVDVDSRIINLERQGVIELCDKDMNYVFGIPCGDSTIEGEGVEPSVACIEYTRAAASFSDRGTHSLKAAEAYLSRCIAESSTQLEQDCFKIAFVIFVVGHVLAPTAKHDYILIDFWAALNDISKIKDWNWGGYALKNLFQAVKKFKADVLRRNPTVHIVGCHLFLQLFVLDSLELGVLNRARGVTPRIGLYDYESIKNMVEKITVNSAPGEVSFHGAPVRSELSVRNLSVCRPKEVCATNTPKPTTAPKKANATCTPIPRNSYAKTDAQEFSNYIRTRYPSISTEKLGVLLREQNARGLANISEMRQAFQSNMFTFTDKLMICIADSCTCCKAHGSKRCILKREDTNTDNVPPMASVDQTQFSTPLVSKIGPRLPAPGNHEGTVSANSPVSWKRDGSLSSSVQSGTSKKTYSRDQQAIVALTPTYSQSPHNQNPISQDRTIMEIASNIVAFTEKGFPPALYTKQPTEPSNDRCWGGNSTVTPKRKERENTRETNADNGGSTKKRRSLVAAAPTGDLPPDSEPPKHRYQSTPPRRNATKTTLLPRVSPGTVRGEEG; translated from the exons ATGACTGATTTTTTTAGCGGGATCCAAGCTGGTATGGTTGTCAATCGATTAGAGAACAATGAACAGTCGCCCGAAGATTGGAACAGTGATGGGGATGGTTCAGGGGGCACAACTGGTTTGCTTGAATCACCATGTTTCACGTCCAGGCTTTCTGTGCTCAAAGTGGGTTCAGTCATAAGCAAGTTTTCTGAATTCAAGTGCCAATTAGTCAGGGAAACTGGATTCGATGGAATGCTTGAGATAAAATCATGGCAGAAGATCAACCTGAAATACAACGCTTATATAATGGATAGAGTCGATGTAGATTCACGTATAATAAATCTTGAGCGCCAAGGTGTTATTGAACTATGTGACAAGGACATGAATTATGTGTTTGGCATCCCATGTGGCGATTCAACCATAGAAGGCGAGGGAGTTGAGCCGTCAGTAGCTTGCATTGAGTATACCCGTGCGGCAGCATCATTTAGTGATAGAGGCACCCACAGCCTGAAAGCAGCAGAGGCATACTTAAGCAGATGCATAGCAGAATCATCTACTCAATTAGAGCAGGACTGCTTCAAAATtgcttttgttatttttgttgttgGTCATGTGTTGGCACCTACTGCGAAGCACGATTATATATTAATTGATTTCTGGGCTGCACTGAATGATATCAGCAAGATAAAGGATTGGAATTGGGGAGGATACGCGTTGAAAAATCTTTTTCAAGCTGTCAAAAAGTTCAAGGCAGATGTTTTGAGGAGAAACCCAACCGTGCATATAGTTGGATGTCATCTGTTTCTGCAG CTTTTTGTGCTTGATAGCCTCGAGCTGGGTGTTCTAAACAGGGCAAGAGGTGTAACCCCGCGTATAGGCTTGTACGACTATGAGTCGATCAAGAATATGGTTGAGAAAATTACAGTGAATTCTGCCCCGGGCGAAGTTTCCTTTCACGGCGCACCG GTGCGGAGCGAGCTCTCCGTGAGAAACCTAAGTGTGTGTCGTCCGAAGGAAGTTTGTGCAACAAATACACCAAAGCCCACGACAGCGCCCAAAAAGGCAAATGCAACGTGCACACCAATTCCACGGAATAGCTATGCCAAAACCGATGCGCAAGAGTTTTCAAATTATATACGAACACGCTACCCAAGCATA TCAACGGAGAAACTCGGCGTACTTCTCCGTGAGCAGAATGCCCGTGGGCTAGCAAATATTTCAGAAATGCGTCAAGCCTTCCAGTCCAATATGTTCACTTTCACTGACAAGCTAATGATATGCATAGCAGATAGCTGCACTTGTTGCAAGGCGCATGGAAGCAAAAGGTGCATCTTGAAGAGGGAAGACACCAACACCGACAATGTACCTCCCATGGCATCAGTAGATCAAACCCAATTCAGCACGCCTTTAGTAAGCAAGATTGGACCCCGATTACCAGCACCAGGGAACCATGAAG GCACCGTGTCGGCGAACAGCCCTGTGTCTTGGAAAAGAGATGGCAGTTTATCTTCAAGCGTACAGTCAGGCACATCAAAGAAAACCTACTCACGTGATCAGCAAGCTATTGTTGCACTAACCCCAACATACAGTCAGAGCCCACACAATCAGAACCCCATATCACAGGATAGAACCATAATGGAAATCGCTAGCAATATTGTCGcatttaccgaaaaagggtttccccccgctttgtatacaaagcaaccaaccgaaccatccaacgataggtgctggggcggaaacagcacagtcacgcccaaaagaaaagaaagagaaaatacaagagaaacaaatgccgacaacggcggatcgacaAAGAAACGAAGAAGCCTCGTGGCCGCTGCACCCACCGGAGATCTCCCACCAGACTCCGAGCCTCCGAAGcaccggtaccaatcaacacctccaagaaggaacgcgacgaagacgacgctgctgccaagggtttcccccggtacggtGAGGGGAGAGGAAGGGTAG